A single genomic interval of Armigeres subalbatus isolate Guangzhou_Male chromosome 1, GZ_Asu_2, whole genome shotgun sequence harbors:
- the LOC134207706 gene encoding keratin, type I cytoskeletal 9 produces MGKSKKKYESSSSSSSSDASESSDTSSSEDVEVKRRNKKKKSSRKHKKSATKTHASSGTEADSASEQSSDDAAVKAAVAAAAAKKKHKKNKKQKKSKKHKKHKSRAESEDEKRVHAEEEEEELIEEVVQDRRHRTASLDDYNNRKEREAYGRRERSPVDRDRGRGRDRDRDRDRSGPSNSQQKHTSSKWDSPADGGEYRRKRSHSPRGEQTSSGGGYSRSGQRGHYDDYRGKAPRSPPPRESPPPPPSSGHGRGEYDRGSGGGGGGRGARGRGGGRYDDRRHSPPPPPPQQERRWGGDRYEDDRNRSRDDFRKPSGNRSFEGDERRGFEGGRRGGHQFTPQSQSRERYDDYGSRDRNPRDRYQRREEFDDRGGPRRRNSSPMGGGPPSRGGRNPAMEHPDFGGRGDFGGRGGGSGGGFRDRFDGPSERGRFGRGGGGGRGGGPYERGGRGGRGGRRGFSHAEGGGGFHTDRDLGGEHRKPPPPAGWGRRSPPPSPRGSPSRSRSHDRNGGGGVSRGRGKRVSSPPPPVKMERRSGNRDSPHSRSRSRSPVRAPAPLPQRQRKLPKKEEKDEDEGDYEWGGKRKQPKREAGSRAGSHDSDEKGPEDKEKPNFALSGKLTEEANKVNGVVIKYAEPPESRKPKRRWRLYPFKGEQALATMYIHRQSCYLIGRDRKVCDLPIDHPSCSKQHAALQYRLVPYDRDDGTTGKRVRPYIIDLESANGTFVNNKKIDTKKYIELLEKDVLKFGFSSREYVLLHENSKEDEEDDDVVDEKGAAPSNGAAGNSRTKREPSE; encoded by the exons ATGGGTAAGTCGAAGAAGAAGTACGAGAGCAGCAGCAGTTCCAGCTCGTCGGATGCGTCCGAGTCAAGCGACACTTCCAGTTCGGAGGACGTGGAAGTCAAGCGtcgcaataagaagaagaagagctcTCGGAAGCACAAGAAGTCTGCGACGAAGACGCATGCCAGTTCGGGAACGGAAGCCGACTCCGCCAGTGAGCAGTCCAGTGACGACGCGGCAGTGAAGGCAGCTGTGGCCGCGGCCGCTGCCAAGAAGAAGCACAAGAAAAACAAGAAACAGAAGAAGTCGAAAAAGCATAAGAAACATAAGTCTCGGGCCGAGTCGGAGGATGAGAAACGAGTGCATgcggaggaggaggaggaggaattGATTgaagaggtggtccaagatcgGAGACACCGTACGGCATCGTTGGATGACTATAATAATAGGAAGGAGCGTGAAGCGTATGGACGGAGGGAACGCTCTCCGGTGGATAGAGATCGTGGTCGAGGTCGTGATCGCGACCGGGACCGGGATCGGTCCGGACCAAGCAACAGTCAACAGAAGCATACCTCCTCGAAGTGGGACAGTCCGGCGGATGGTGGAGAATACCGCCGCAAGCGGTCACATTCACCCCGGGGAGAACAAACCTCCAGTGGTGGTGGTTACAGCAGATCTGGTCAGCGCGGTCACTACGATGATTATCGGGGCAAGGCTCCACGTTCGCCCCCGCCGAGGGAATCTCCGCCGCCTCCGCCATCATCGGGCCACGGCCGGGGAGAGTATGACCgcggcagcggcggcggcggtggtggGAGAGGCGCTCGCGGCCGGGGTGGAGGCCGATACGACGATCGGCGCCATTCGCCTCCGCCTCCACCGCCGCAGCAGGAAAGACGCTGGGGCGGCGATCGGTACGAGGATGATCGCAACCGGAGCCGGGATGATTTTAGGAAGCCCTCGGGCAATAGGAGCTTTGAGGGGGACGAGCGGAGGGGATTCGAGGGCGGTCGGAGGGGTGGCCATCAGTTTACGCCGCAGTCCCAGTCGCGGGAACGCTATGACGATTATGGAAG CCGTGATCGGAATCCTCGAGATCGCTACCAGCGACGAGAAGAGTTTGATGACCGTGGTGGTCCACGCCGACGCAACTCTTCTCCGATGGGAGGGGGTCCACCGTCGCGAGGCGGTCGCAATCCAGCTATGGAACATCCAGATTTCGGCGGCCGTGGTGACTTTGGTGGTCGCGGAGGCGGCAGTGGTGGAGGTTTTCGTGATCGCTTCGACGGCCCATCGGAGCGTGGTCGGTTCGGTCGTGGCGGAGGTGGAGGCCGTGGTGGTGGGCCTTATGAACGCGGTGGCCGTGGAGGACGTGGCGGGCGCAGGGGGTTTTCCCACGCAGAGGGAGGAGGTGGCTTCCACACGGATCGTGATTTAGGCGGAGAGCATCGCAAGCCACCGCCCCCGGCTGGGTGGGGCAGAAGATCACCTCCACCGTCGCCTAGGGGATCGCCGTCGCGTTCGAGATCACATGATCGGAACGGCGGAGGTGGAGTAAGCCGTGGAAGGGGAAAACGGGTCAGTTCCCCACCGCCACCGGTGAAGATGGAACGCCGATCGGGAAATCGTGACTCGCCGCATTCTCGTAGTCGCAGCCGAAGTCCGGTGCGAGCCCCGGCTCCGTTGCCCCAGCGGCAGCGCAAGCTTCCAAAGAAGGAGGAAAAGGATGAAGATGAAGGCGACTACGAGTGGGGTGGTAAGCGAAAGCAGCCCAAGCGTGAGGCGG GTAGTCGTGCCGGTAGTCATGACTCGGACGAGAAGGGCCCTGAAGACAAGGAAAAGCCCAATTTCGCCCTGTCCGGAAAGCTGACAGAAGAGGCCAATAAGGTCAATGGTGTGGTCATAAAATATGCCGAACCGCCAGAATCCCGCAAACCGAAACGCCGCTGGCGATTGTACCCCTTTAAAGGTGAACAAGCGCTTGCAACGATGTACATTCATCGCCAGAGCTGCTATCTGATTGGGCGCGATCGAAAAGTGTGTGACCTTCCGATCGATCATCCATCCTGCTCGAAGCAACACGCGGCCCTGCAATACCGCTTGGTGCCGTACGATCGCGATGACGGCACCACCGGCAAGCGTGTTCGGCCATACATAATCGACTTGGAGTCGGCCAACGGGACGTTTGTGAACAACAAGAAGATTGACACCAAAAAGTACATCGAGCTGCTGGAAAAGGATGTGCTCAAGTTCGGTTTCAGCTCGCGGGAATACGTGCTGCTGCATGAGAACAGCAAAGAGGACGAGGAAGACGACGACGTGGTGGACGAGAAGGGGGCTGCCCCCAGCAATGGTGCCGCTGGCAATTCCCGGACAAAACGGGAACCCAGCGAGTAA